A single genomic interval of Cucumis sativus cultivar 9930 chromosome 5, Cucumber_9930_V3, whole genome shotgun sequence harbors:
- the LOC101207943 gene encoding uncharacterized protein LOC101207943 → MSILCGVPILECVCCLGCARWVWKRCLHTAGHDSENWGFATPDEFEPIPRICRYILSVYEDDIRKPLWEPVGGYGINPDWLLMKKTYKDTRGRAPPYILYLDHVHADIVLAIRGLNMAKESDYAVLLDNRLGKKKFDGGYVHNGLLKAAGWVLDTENETLKDLVKKYPDYTLTFAGHSLGSGVAAMLTLLVVQNREKLENIDRKRIRCFAIAPARCMSLNLAVRYADVINSVVLQDDFLPRTATPLEDIFKSLFCLPCLLCLRCVRDTCVSEEKMLKDPRRLYAPGRLYHIVERKPFRCGRFPPVVKTAVPVDGRFEHIVLSCNATSDHAIIWIEKEAKWALELMRKDDKIMEIPPQQKMERQQTLAREHSEEYKAALQRAVTLAVPHAYAISPYGTFSQTDEGEEEKSPASSGGSSRRRKETWDELIERLYDKDDSRHTVLKKSLSCI, encoded by the exons ATGTCTATCTTATGTGGCGTGCCTATCCTTGAGTGTGTATGCTGTCTGGGTTGTGCTCGTTGGGTCTGGAAGCGGTGTCTCCACACAGCTGGTCATGACAGTGAAAATTGGGGATTTGCTACTCCTGATGAATTCGAGCCTATTCCCCGAATTTGTCGATATATCCTATCTGTGTATGAAGATGATATTCGAAAACCTCTTTGGGAACCGGTTGGTGGGTATGGAATCAATCCTGATTGGTTACTCATGAAGAAGACATACAAAGATACACGAGGACGAGCTCCtccatatattttatatcttgATCACGTTCATGCCGATATTGTCCTTGCCATCAGGGGACTTAATATGGCAAAGGAGAGTGATTATGCAGTTTTATTGGACAACAGGCtgggaaagaagaaatttgatggTGGATATGTTCACAATGGGCTTCTGAAGGCAGCTGGTTGGGTTTTGGACACTGAGAACGAAACTTTAAAGGATTTGGTGAAGAAGTATCCAGATTATACCTTGACGTTTGCAGGGCATTCTCTTGGCTCTGGAGTAGCAGCCATGCTAACATTACTAGTAGTACAAAATCGcgaaaaattggaaaatattGATCGGAAACGGATAAGGTGTTTTGCTATTGCTCCTGCCAGATGCATGTCCCTAAACTTGGCTGTTAGATATGCAGATGTTATCAACTCTGTTGTTCTTCAG GATGACTTTTTACCCCGGACAGCCACACCATTGGAagacatttttaaatcacTCTTCTG TTTGCCGTGCCTTCTATGCCTGAGATGTGTTCGGGATACATGTGTATCAGAAGAAAAGATGCTCAAAGATCCAAGGAGACTTTATGCACCTGGTCGACTCTATCACATTGTAGAGCGAAAACCCTTCAG ATGCGGAAGGTTTCCACCAGTCGTGAAGACGGCTGTTCCAGTTGATGGGAGGTTTGAACACATAGTTCTTTCTTGTAATGCAACTTCAGACCATGCTATCATTTGGATAGAGAAAGAAGCCAAATGGGCCCTGGAA TTAATGCGCAAGGATGATAAGATCATGGAGATACCACCCCAACAGAAGATGGAGAGGCAACAGACTTTAGCCAGAGAGCACAGTGAAGAGTACAAGGCTGCATTGCAGCGGGCCGTGACATTAGCCGTGCCACATGCCTACGCAATTTCCCCATACGGAACCTTCAGCCAAACAGATgaaggggaagaagaaaagtcaCCAGCATCGAGTGGAGGGTCATCGAGGAGGAGGAAAGAAACTTGGGATGAATTGATTGAGCGTCTATATGACAAGGATGATTCAAGACACACAGTCCTGAAGAAATCACTTAGTTGTATTTAA
- the LOC101218968 gene encoding probable prolyl 4-hydroxylase 12, with product MDSRLNFLLLLATAFSFSTCLAQSNLISGRKGLRDRLVDRPLSYSNYSGRIDPSRVVQVSWRPRVFLYKGFLSDEECDHLISLASNSEDNPSRNSAGSGITVSTELLNSSGVILNTTDDIVARIENRLAIWTLLPKDHSMPFQIMQYRGEEAKHKYFYGNRSAMLPSSEPLMATVVLYLSDSASGGEILFPESKVKSKFWSGRRKKNNFLRPVKGNAILFFSVHLNASPDKSSYHIRSPIRDGELWVATKFLYLGPPAGNKHTIQSDVDGCFDEDKSCPQWAAIGECERNAVFMVGSPDYYGTCRKSCNAC from the exons ATGGATTCTCGTCTTAACTTTTTGCTTCTGTTAGCGACTGCATTTTCATTCTCAACCTGCCTTGCTCAAAG CAATTTGATTAGTGGCCGTAAGGGTTTAAGGGACCGATTGGTTGACAGACCTTTGAGCTACTCAAACTATTCTGGTAGAATCGACCCATCAAGAGTTGTACAAGTCTCTTGGCGACCAAG GGTTTTCTTGTATAAAGGTTTTCTCTCAGATGAGGAGTGTGATCATCTTATTTCTTTG GCTTCAAATTCGGAAGACAATCCTTCTAGGAATAGTGCTGGTTCGGGGATCACTGTCTCAACCGAATTGCTAAACAGTTCAGGAGTCATTTTAAACACAACA GATGATATCGTTGCAAGAATTGAAAATCGACTTGCAATATGGACTTTGCTTCCAAAAG ATCATAGCATGCCTTTTCAGATCATGCAATACAGGGGTGAAGAAGCAAAGCACAAGTACTTTTATGGCAACAGATCAGCAATGTTGCCGTCCAGTGAGCCTTTGATGGCCACAGTAGTTTTGTATCTCTCAGATTCTGCTAGTGGCGGTGAAATACTGTTTCCAGAATCAAAG GTAAAGAGCAAATTTTGGTCAGGccgaagaaagaaaaacaactttcTGAGACCAGTGAAAGGCAatgcaattctttttttttctgtgcATCTTAATGCCTCTCCAGACAAGAGTAGCTACCACATTCGATCCCCAATACGCGATGGGGAGTTGTGGGTTGCTACAAAATTCTTATACTTAGGACCACCCGCTGGGAATAAACACACTATTCAATCCGATGTAGATGGGTGCTTTGATGAAGATAAAAGCTGCCCTCAATGGGCTGCCATTGGCGAATGCGAACGAAATGCTGTGTTCATGGTTGGTTCTCCAGATTACTATGGTACATGTAGAAAAAGCTGCAATGCATGTTGA